A single region of the Streptomyces sp. AM 4-1-1 genome encodes:
- a CDS encoding DNA-3-methyladenine glycosylase, giving the protein MTEGLERTPLPREFFDRPVLEVAPDLLGRILVRTTDEGVMELRLTEVEAYAGEIDPGSHAFRGRTARNDVMFGPPGHAYVYFTYGMWHCLNLVCGPEGKASGVLLRAGEIHVGADLTRKRRLSARHDGELAKGPARLATALAVDRALNGTDVIAGPGAPLSVLHGTPPPGDLVRSGPRTGVGGDGAVHPWRFWIDGDPTVSPYRAHAPRRRAT; this is encoded by the coding sequence ATGACCGAGGGCCTTGAACGTACGCCGCTGCCGCGGGAATTCTTCGACCGTCCGGTGCTGGAGGTGGCGCCGGACCTGCTGGGCCGGATTCTCGTCCGGACGACCGACGAGGGCGTCATGGAACTGCGTCTCACCGAGGTCGAGGCGTACGCGGGCGAGATCGATCCCGGGTCGCACGCCTTCCGCGGCCGGACGGCCCGGAACGACGTGATGTTCGGTCCGCCGGGTCACGCCTACGTCTACTTCACCTACGGCATGTGGCACTGCCTGAACCTCGTCTGTGGACCCGAGGGGAAGGCGAGCGGGGTGCTGCTGAGGGCCGGCGAGATTCATGTCGGCGCGGACCTCACTCGCAAGCGTCGACTTTCGGCCCGTCATGACGGAGAACTGGCCAAGGGCCCGGCCCGGCTGGCCACGGCGCTCGCCGTCGACCGGGCGCTGAACGGCACCGATGTCATCGCCGGACCAGGTGCACCCCTGTCGGTGCTGCACGGCACTCCGCCACCCGGCGACCTGGTGCGCAGCGGCCCGCGGACCGGGGTGGGCGGCGACGGTGCCGTGCACCCGTGGCGCTTCTGGATCGACGGTGATCCGACCGTGAGTCCGTACCGCGCCCACGCGCCACGCCGTCGCGCAACTTGA
- a CDS encoding sporulation protein, with translation MGFKRLLASMGAGGASVETELTGPDVVPGGVVQGEVRVQGGSVDQRIEGLSVGLQARVEVEGGEQETKQDIEFTKLRLGGAFEVRAGAVHVVPFGLEIPWETPVTTFAGQHLHGMNIGVTTELEIARALDSGDLDPVNVHPLPAQQAILDAFGELGFRFRSADMERGHIRGTRQRLPFYQEIEFFPPERYRGLNQVELTFVADDREMDVVLEMDKKPGLFSEGSDSYRSFQVGLYDYGNTDWAGYLNQWLAEVGGRRNWL, from the coding sequence ATGGGCTTCAAACGACTGCTCGCGAGCATGGGTGCGGGCGGTGCCTCGGTGGAGACCGAGCTGACCGGACCGGACGTCGTACCCGGCGGGGTCGTGCAGGGCGAGGTGCGCGTTCAGGGCGGATCGGTGGATCAGCGGATCGAAGGGCTCTCCGTCGGCCTCCAGGCCCGGGTCGAGGTCGAGGGCGGTGAGCAGGAGACCAAGCAGGACATCGAGTTCACCAAGCTGCGGCTCGGCGGCGCGTTCGAGGTGCGGGCCGGGGCCGTGCACGTGGTGCCGTTCGGTCTGGAGATCCCGTGGGAGACGCCGGTCACCACGTTCGCCGGTCAGCATCTGCACGGTATGAACATCGGTGTGACCACCGAGCTGGAGATCGCCCGCGCCCTGGACTCCGGCGACCTCGACCCGGTCAACGTGCACCCGCTGCCGGCGCAGCAGGCGATCCTGGACGCCTTCGGTGAACTCGGCTTCAGGTTCCGCAGCGCCGACATGGAACGCGGACACATCCGGGGCACGCGGCAGCGGCTGCCGTTCTACCAGGAGATCGAGTTCTTCCCGCCGGAGCGGTACCGGGGGCTGAACCAGGTCGAGCTGACGTTCGTCGCGGACGACCGTGAGATGGACGTCGTCCTGGAGATGGACAAGAAGCCGGGGCTGTTCAGCGAGGGCAGCGACTCGTACCGCTCGTTCCAGGTCGGTCTGTACGACTACGGGAACACCGACTGGGCCGGGTACCTCAACCAGTGGCTCGCCGAGGTCGGCGGTCGGCGCAACTGGCTGTGA
- a CDS encoding YbhB/YbcL family Raf kinase inhibitor-like protein, which produces MAESKRPPLPHDFHPEVPSFTVVSDDLAPGGVLADAQAFAGGNTSPQLRWEGFPAGTKSFAVTCFDPDAPTGSGFWHWSVFDIPATVTELPAGAGSGKSGALPEGAVQVRNDYGTREFGGAAPPAGENHRYVFTVYAVDSEKLGPDSDASPAAVGFNLRFHTLGRAQLIGEYATPEEG; this is translated from the coding sequence GTGGCCGAGTCGAAGAGGCCGCCGCTGCCGCACGACTTCCATCCGGAGGTGCCGTCGTTCACGGTGGTGAGCGACGATCTGGCGCCGGGGGGTGTGCTGGCGGACGCCCAGGCGTTCGCCGGCGGGAACACCTCCCCTCAGCTGCGCTGGGAGGGGTTCCCGGCCGGGACGAAGAGTTTCGCCGTGACGTGCTTCGATCCGGACGCCCCGACGGGCAGCGGGTTCTGGCACTGGTCGGTCTTCGACATCCCGGCCACGGTCACGGAGCTTCCGGCGGGGGCGGGCAGCGGGAAGTCCGGTGCGCTGCCCGAGGGGGCCGTGCAGGTCCGTAACGACTACGGGACCAGGGAGTTCGGCGGCGCGGCGCCGCCGGCCGGGGAGAACCACCGCTACGTCTTCACCGTGTACGCGGTGGACAGCGAGAAGCTCGGTCCCGACAGCGACGCTTCGCCCGCCGCGGTCGGTTTCAATCTGCGGTTCCACACCCTCGGCCGCGCCCAGTTGATCGGTGAGTACGCGACTCCCGAGGAGGGCTGA
- a CDS encoding HNH endonuclease: protein MRDTLVLNASFEPLSTVTSNRAVVLVLQDKAVVEQAHPGLRMRAAAVELPVPLVIRLSRYVRVPFRRQAPWSRRGVLVRDQHRCAYCGRRATTVDHVVPRAQGGQDTWLNTVASCSEDNHRKAARTPEQAGMPLLREPFVPSPADAMLLSLGGGVRPVLPGWLERSAA from the coding sequence ATGCGGGACACGCTGGTTCTGAACGCGAGCTTCGAGCCACTGTCGACGGTGACCTCGAACCGCGCGGTGGTGCTGGTCCTCCAGGACAAGGCCGTCGTGGAGCAGGCGCACCCGGGGCTCCGGATGCGTGCCGCCGCTGTGGAGCTGCCGGTGCCGTTGGTGATCAGGCTCAGCCGGTACGTCCGGGTGCCGTTCCGAAGACAGGCGCCGTGGTCGAGGAGGGGCGTGCTGGTCCGGGACCAGCACCGGTGCGCGTACTGCGGGCGGCGGGCGACGACCGTGGATCATGTGGTGCCGCGCGCCCAGGGAGGTCAGGACACCTGGCTGAACACGGTGGCGTCCTGCTCCGAGGACAATCACCGGAAGGCGGCCCGGACGCCGGAGCAGGCGGGGATGCCTCTGCTGCGCGAACCCTTCGTGCCGTCACCCGCCGACGCGATGCTGCTGTCGCTCGGGGGCGGTGTCCGGCCGGTGCTGCCGGGATGGCTGGAGCGGTCCGCGGCGTAG
- a CDS encoding sulfite exporter TauE/SafE family protein produces the protein MTIWEMLAVFVAGISAGTINTIVGSGTLITFPVLLATGLPPVTATVSNALGLIPGSISGAIGYREELAGQGRRVRKLAVGSLIGGLTGATLLLSLPSTAFETIVPALVALALVLVILQPRISRAVRRRREEAGAGPTRPDGGPLLLVGLTLASVYGGYFTAAQGIIYLSLMGMLLDDTMQRLNAVKNVLAALVNSVAALFFLFVADFDWTAVALIAVGSALGGQIGARIGRRLSPVVLRTLIVLVGTAAIVQLLLR, from the coding sequence GTGACCATCTGGGAGATGCTCGCCGTCTTCGTCGCGGGCATCAGCGCGGGCACCATCAACACCATCGTCGGCTCGGGAACACTGATCACCTTCCCGGTCCTGCTCGCCACCGGTCTGCCACCGGTCACCGCCACGGTGTCCAACGCCCTCGGCCTGATCCCCGGCTCCATCAGCGGCGCCATCGGCTACCGCGAGGAACTCGCGGGCCAGGGCCGCCGGGTGCGGAAGCTCGCCGTCGGTTCGCTCATCGGCGGCCTCACGGGCGCCACCCTCCTGCTGTCCCTGCCTTCGACGGCCTTCGAGACCATCGTCCCGGCCCTGGTGGCCCTCGCCCTCGTCCTGGTCATCCTCCAGCCCCGCATCTCCAGGGCCGTGCGACGCCGCCGCGAGGAAGCCGGAGCGGGCCCCACCCGCCCCGACGGCGGCCCGCTCCTCCTGGTCGGCCTCACACTCGCCAGCGTCTACGGCGGCTACTTCACCGCCGCGCAGGGAATCATCTACCTCTCCCTGATGGGCATGCTGCTCGACGACACCATGCAGCGCCTCAACGCCGTCAAGAACGTCCTCGCCGCCCTCGTCAACTCCGTCGCCGCGCTCTTCTTCCTCTTCGTCGCGGACTTCGACTGGACGGCCGTCGCACTGATCGCGGTCGGCTCGGCACTCGGCGGCCAGATCGGTGCCAGGATCGGCCGCCGCCTCAGCCCCGTCGTCCTGCGCACCCTCATCGTGCTGGTCGGCACGGCGGCCATCGTCCAACTGCTGCTCCGCTGA